Below is a window of Pagrus major chromosome 21, Pma_NU_1.0 DNA.
tgtgtgtgtgtgtgtgtgtgtgtgtgtgtgtgtgtgtgtgtgtgtgtgtgtgcgtgttcagccACACCCATACAGGGGGTATGGGTGTGGCCATGTTCAGACAGACGCAGGCCTGTAGCTCTCAGTCAcggaggagaggcaggagcaTTAGACGGGCTCAGGTGTTTATTCGTCACAGcgtcatcatcagcagcagcagctgactgtATGTCACGTCACAGCGGGAGAAGTTTTCAGAAGGGCTcgagaaaaacaactttttgacTCTAAAACATTCAAACTTTAACCAAAACCGTCATGATTAGACTTTGTCCATCCCTCTTCCTTGTGTTTCTCGGTGTTTGTCTCCTCCCTCTTGTTCCTGATTGGCTCCCTGTCTTTGCGTTTGTCTCCTCCCTCTTGTTCCTGATTGGctccctgtctttgtctcctcccTCTTGTTCCTGATTGGCTCCCTGTCTTTGCGTTTGTCTCCTccctcagtgtttgtgtctctggctGATGCTCCGCCCGCCTGCTGCTGCCAATCATCctgcacacctgcagctcatccacTGATCAACACTCAACACAGTCTTCATCAGTTCACCTGTGCGGTGCCGTTCAGACCAGCCTGTGCAGCTCAGTGTGTTCTTGGAGTAAAACTCTTGATTGTCTGATTAATACTTGCTGTCCTGTCCTTTCCTGTCCAGTCCTCATCAGCCTCCTTCAACCAGCCTCCACGCCTCCCTGCTTCAGAACCATCCTACAATGAACTCAAACCTTAACCGACAGCTTTATCCGTGTCCTGCTTTTTGGGTCCCACAAGtttgaaacacatgaaaaatgtatatttttggaTTTGAATACATAAGGAGCACTATTGGGAAGCAACAGAATGATataaaaacctcaaaaacaCTTAGAATAAGAAATAAAGCTGGTTATTATGAATCTAATCAGCCTTCTCTTTTTCGGATCCTACACCTCAAAATCTTTGGACATTGTGTATTTAAAAACTGTGGAAATTTGACTTATTCGAGATGTGAACAGAAGCCTCCCCGTCTGTAGTAGTGGTAGAGCGTGTGAGGAGTGCCGGAGTAACTGCCCAGGGTTCAAATCCGACCTGTATGTCTAGTCTCCTctctgtcaataaagccatgaaagaaatcatttaaaaacaagactCGGGTCACAGTTACAGCCTGAACACACGACCCTCGCTCAAATGAAAGGGACCGCTGCCGGTTTACGACCACAACGCCTGATTTTGGTCTGAGTGAGCGAAGCAACAGGTGAATGAGTGACCCTGCCGAGGCCACCGCTCACCTCAGCCAGGTGACTTATGTAAGAGGGTTTCCAGTCGAGCTAACCAGAGCTCAGCAACACGTGGCAGTCGGTCATCGGCCTCAGCTCGGcacatttgtttaaatgtagCGTGCAACTgataaacaaatgtatttcacaGCAAATGTACGAACAATATACTTCACCTAGAGgagaacagaagagaagagaagatttgtatatgaaaataaagtgtatttttacacacacaccgTATTATGCATGTAAATGACTCGCTCCCTTACGGTAGATTGACCCGAGGGAGCGTACAAATcatattattttgacagatgtaAATTAGTCTGGAGGTGCTGTGACTGCTGAAAACAACAGCTGACCAGGAGAGGTGATGTCAAGTGAGATTAGTCTATTTCCATATGGCAGCAGCGGGGAGGGGTGATAAACACATATACAGCTGCAGGAGAGGGCATCAGTcactgtggagagaggaggtgaacaAGGTGAGTGAGGTTAGAGCAACTTaaactgtcttttattttcattaatgttACAGAGTCCTCACAAAGTCTTTCTCTTTCTTATACAGCTAAAAATAGATTCATTAGTGCAATTAAAGCTCTTCATTTAGTTGTGTGTGGTCGTCTGTGTCCAACATTTAACTGAtagatatttctgtattttctcctccacagtCAAGATGCTGTGGCGTCTGTTGTTCATCTCTCTGATTGGTGAGCAGCTCTTTTTAAATGACTCGTACACAGAATGAGACGCAGAGCAGATCCACAAAAATGTGAATCAGGAGTAAAAAAGtagttgtttattttcttcctgttaaCTGCTCTGCACTAAGTGTTGAAGGACTGGATATTGTAATTCTGCTGTATTACCCAGCAATGATGTCATAGCTGCCAGTTACTTTGacattactgaaataaaaacatctgaatggaaacagaaatttaaaacttaaataatATTCACACTTCACAGGAGGTGCACAGTGCAAGAACAGCAACGGGTGCCGTGGCTCAGCAAGAGGTAGGATtaaatgcactttaaaaaaaacgtatttatttattgatcatttttttatttcagagcaGTCACGTTACACAAACCGTGAGACATCTCCGTGTGATCTTTGATGCAGATCTTTGCTTCGAGTGTCGTCCAGTCTCGTTTGTTCTAATTTCAGATCATTCTTGATTCTGTGATTTGCATTAAGTTTTCCACGCTTTAGATTACTGCAGTGCAACTTCATACCGCATCAGTCAGACCTCTCTCCACCGTGTTGCCGCACTTTTGAGCACGTTACTCTCATCCTACCCAACTGACGCTGACtccctgttttatttcatgttgattTCAAAACTCTACTTATcacttttaaagctttaaaggagcacGATTAGATTTAaagaaggaattcaaactcagaattttaatatttacaatataaatgaggtaatgatacaaactgaagtgaataaacaagctgttctcagaggaaaataaggtccgcAGAACTcagtttgaagctggaaaggtggcggggtccgccacatataaacaaagtgtgttgtccctttaaggtcagtttgtttatacaGTTTTCAGGCGGACGACATCATTAACAACTTCTAAATCTTCTCTTCAAATCTTCTTTTCTAGAAAGACATTCATGGATTCTTAATATTTTAAAGTGAATCATTCtgcgttgttttgttttcttacacAGATCtcatcaacacaacaaacagcatcacATCCCAGTCATCAAACTACACAGATAAAGAACAGGTCTCCTACTCTTCTGTAAGAGCTACTGATGGGGATAAGAAAGTTTGTGCAAAGACCAATGACGAGCTGAACCCCTGGTGGAGAATTGACCTGCTGGATGTCTACAACATTTCTTGTATcagaatcaacaacaaaaaaaaacacaatatcgAAGGTGCTCTGATCCACATCGGGAACTCTCGTGAGAACAACGGCACCAACAACACAATGTAATACCTTCATGTTACTTTAAATAGCTTCACGTTTTCAAGCTTCTGTATGTCCAGTGTTTGTACTCTGCATGTGATGTGTCCATGATTGGCCTCGAGGATTAGAACTGACTAAATATATTGAATGTTGCAGAATTGAACCTTGAATATAACAGATGTGGTGAAACCAACAAAAGGTTCAGGATTATGGGTGGAAACTGTttctgtgtcattgtgtgtttgATGCCGAGGTGACTGTGGGACTTTCTACCTTTTTTCAGCTTCTTCAGAGCGAATCAGAGATTTCATCCCACAGAAGCATCACTGTTTATGGCCTTTCTGTTAATCTCCCTCCAACTgtctgttcctctttctctttctttcagctGTACAGAGATGACAAAATTCAAAAAAGGGAAGTGGAATAACTTTGCCTGTACTGAACAAGTGTCAGGACGCTACGTCACCGTGGTCTTACCAGGAACAAAGCCTTTGATTCTGTGTGAAGTGAAGATCTACAGCAAGAAAATAGGTACAGAAATGTTCTGATCCAGTCTCCATCAGTGAGTTGCTCCTGCACACATGCAGGAGATGACGCTCGACTCAAATGTTTCCattacagtgaaaatgttttcatctcacCCTCTTCATCTCTGGTTTgtcctgtgttttatcatttgAAACTTAAAGGAGTACTACGTaatttttggagaagaaattcaagctcagaattttaatatttataatataaatgaggtaatgatacaaattgaagtgaataaacaagctgttctcagaggaaaataaggtccgcagaactctgtttgaagctggaaaggtggcagggtccgccacatataaacaaagtgtgttgtccctttaaggtcagtttgtttaaacaGTTTTCAGGTGGACAACATCATTAACAACTTCTAAATCTAATTCATGAACTCTTAATACATTTTGGGTTTCATCATCTTACTCTAACTcgaccttttttattttgttgtgttttattctccagttgtgttattttttcatttgcggttgattcatttttttctgtgacgCACTTTATAACCTTGTttagaaaagtgctatataaatacatttattatgattattattattgtcatcctttaatatttaatattctgtCGTTTATCACTTCACAGGAGGTGCACAGTGCATCAAGTGTCCTGAAACAGGAGGTAGGACTGAATACATTATTTTACACTGAGCGGTTTAATTATTCTCGAgtcatgtaaaaacatttaaatattgttttgtagctggaaaggtggcagggtccgccacatataaacaaagtgtgttgtccctttaaggtcagtttgtttatacaGTTTTCAGGCGGACGACATCATTAACAACTTCTAAATCTTCTCTTCAAATCTTCTTTTCTAGAAAGACATTCATGGATTCTTAATATTTTAAAGTGAATCGTTTCtgcgttgttttgttttcttacacAGATCTCATTGacacaacaaacagcatcacATCCCAGTCATCAAACTTCACAGCTAACAAACAGGTCCCCTACTCTTCTGTAAGAGCGACTGATGGGGATGAGGAAGTTTGTGCAAACACCATCCCCAAGCTGAAGGACCCCTGGTGGAGAATTGACCTGCTGGGTGTCTACAACATTTCTTGTATCAGTATCTACAACATTAACCAACACAATACTGATATGAGCGGTGCTCAGATCCACATCGGGAACTCTCGTGAGAACAACGGCACCAACAACCCAATGTAATACCTTCATGTTACTTTAAATATCTTCACATTTTCAAGCTTCTGTATGTCCAGTGTTTTTACTCTGCATGTGATGTGTCCATGATTGGCCTCGAGGATTAGAACTGACTAAATATATTGAATGTTGCAGAATTGAACCTTGAATATAACAGATGTGGTGAAACCAACAAAAGGTTCAGGATTATGGGTGGAAACTGTttctgtgtcattgtgtgtttgACGCCGAGGTGACTGTGGGACTTTCTACCTTTTTTCAGCTTCTTCAGAGCGAATCAGAGATTTCATCCCACAGAAGCATCACTGTTTATGGCCTTTCTGTTAATCTCCCTCCAACTgtctgttcctctttctctttctttcagctGTACAAATATGACAAACTTCAAAAAAGGGCAGTGGAATGACTATACTTGTACTAAACAAGTGTCAGGGCGCTACGTCACCGTGGTCTTTCCAGAAGAAAGGCCTTTGATTCTGTGTGAAGTTGAGATCTACGGCAAGAAAATAGGTACAGAAATGTtctgatccacacacacacacacacagtaactgATGATAGACAGGGATGAGTTCAGTGTCTCCATTACAGTAACATGTTGACAAAAAGCGTTTACATTATAatgacaaacaggaaacaaaatcaCTTGAAAGCTTCATGTGAGTCCATGAGGAAACAGAAGAGCCGAGTGGTGcttcaaagacatttttatgtgCAGATGATATTTTTCTCATCTCACATCCTTGTTCTCCGTTTTGTCCCTTTGACTTTTACTCTCTAGTAGATGAGAACACACAGTTCAACAATCCTGGTTGTGTATGCGCCGTTAATAACCCTGTTCAGTGCTTCGATACTCAGTTTCAATTCATTTCACaccaatgttttcatttatttgtagaTTCACCCTTTCAGCTGATCAAGCAGAAGAAGATGTGGGAACATGCCCTGGAGTactgcagggagagagacatggaCCTGGCTACCATCCTTGATGAAGATGACCAGACCCTGGCTGAGCTGGAGGCCAGGAGAGCCGGGACTCCCTACGTGTGGCTGGGCCTTCACTACACCTGCATCCTGGAGGTGTGGTTCTGGGTCGCTGATTATTGCTTAGAGTTCAACCGCTGGGCTCCAGGGGAAAAAACAGGGGATTGTGACAGGAGTGCTGTCATGAGCAGAGCTGAGGGCCATCAGTGGTTCAGCAAGTCTGACTACGATGAGTTTCATTTCATCTGTCAGAAGTTTTAGTTTCTCTCAGCTCCTTCTTTTGATTCGGACCAGTGGCTCTGACGTGTGTCGTAGGTGACGGGTTCAGGAACGTAGCAGAGAGAATTTCCACTCTCACCTGAAGCTCAAACACagctcacaacaaaacagatacCACTTACCCTGCAGCAGTTTATCTCAGTAGTTTCACTCCATATTTTAGGACATGCATGCGCTCTACATTAGATCTGTTAACAcattagaaaatgttttcatcctCTTATTGAAAAGGATCCTTGGTGTTTGAATCTAAATTTTGGTGATTAATCctgatgtcagaaaatgttgcgAGATGTCTCTCGAATTTACAGAAATGCAAAACTCTGTCACCTTTGCTGATATAACACATTTGCAGCAAATAATATGTATATTTGAATGACACTCACTGTACATGTTATTTCCTCTGTATGCATACTGCTGACACTCATGTTAAGTTTTTAAGAGGGGACAGTGAAGACTGAAGACACAAacttatatttgtttttgtctgtcaataaaagtctaaataaaAGTCGAGAGtcgatgttttttcttttaaatttcaaTACCAGCCCGATATGTTTATAATACACAGCTAAAACTGTCACACAGCATAAAAATCAGGCGTCCCATGTTATCAGCCTTTCATTCTGTGGTCCTGGatgagttttatttattattattaatttatttatttttatttatttattttcactagtTAAGGCAATTTACCTGAATTTTTGCCCATCGGCCAAATATACGCTGCCTCATAATAAAACTTAACCCTCATTCAACTAATCAGaccacattaacattttttttaaaaatgttccacGTCAAAACCTACTATAAAAATACTATGACTATCACTACTACTATTAAttatactgaaaataaaaaataaaaattgcgttttttatttaaaaatacagtggcatcatgtaaacaaactgatatttaaaggggttaaaatcctgaaaatgaacaaacatttgGTAATTATTATCAGGGCTGATGTTGGGTGAAAAATGTAACACAGTGAAAgttgaaaataatattaatatatcgTATTTTTATGGCAGGTTTTGACATGGGACATTTTTTGTGGTCTGAGTAAattcttttttattatcttttatcagttgcatgagggttaaaggacctatttgtaagaaaagctgatttttgagtgtcTTTGGGATGGTGGCTGACCCGTCTGGCCATCCCAAAGAGactaaaaaaatcaacttttcaaCAAAGTTTTATATGGGTCCATGATGTCTATTTATCTAAATTAAAATTTTGAAGAGTGAGTCCATTCCCTGCTCTAATCCAGGTTTTTTGACCAAACTCCAGTCAAACGGTCTAAACTCAGCAGTGCTGACAAACTATTAACCAATATTCTGTTACTATGCTGCCTATCTCTCAGAAACATACTGTAGCATACTGTTTAACTGCAATGGAGAAAGGTCGTGAACCTGAAGTGCCAGATTGTCTCTGTACTGTGAAAAAAGTCCAATTCACTTCATGTATTAGTGGCTTGTGGATTTTATCTCACCTGATAACAGCAAAGAccaattaatgtttttatgatttgCAGGTGAAGTCGACTGAAACTGGTCGACAGTTTGATAAGAACTGGCACTGAGGGGTTCGGATTATAACCTTCATTTCAATGGCATTTCAATAACCATATTTTCAACTTGTAACAGAATCTATAGGATGTTCGAACTTCTTTGCAAAAGCAGTGTGAAGGTGAAATCCTTTCGTACATCACAGCATTTATcaatgaacaaaaacatatcCTAAAGAAGTCTTTGCCAACGTTGAAAAGACAGTGGacatctttttttgtctttttcagacgAGACGAGAAAGCCATccttacagggttcaaaattaaagcttTTTCAATGCTATtttagacaacttttcaacttctTGTGGTTCAAAATTTAAGTTTTTTATGGCAGCAAAAGTTTACTCCTTGCAGCAAAAACTACAGGGAAGATTTGAACCCTGATCTTCAACCTCAGGAGTTTAAATGAGACATGCACTTCACAGGTGAGCTGTTAATCAGCTTTATTACATACCATGTTACAGGTAGACTAATATTCCAAGGTTGGATGACCGAAACAAAGCTGATTCTACATGTAAAGCTGCTACTAGATGAAATAGAGATGAACGGTTTGATAACAGGAGTCCACGTTCCTCAGTTTTCCCCAGCATTATTCTTTTTTGTCGTCTGTAATCTAGGTTATCTGATAAAGTCCAAAGAAGATGAAAGCAGTCAAATGaatggtgaaaataaaataactgcgTCTCAGTGTCTCTAGATAGAACATATCATATGGTTCACACGATAATTGTCGCCTgaattaaagtaaagtaaagtgaagtgaaaaagaaaagactgtaTTTCTGCCAGCGGTTGAAATGTATCTGCTGGAGTtgtgaaagaaacatttttatcagaTCTGACTTAATCATCACACTGGCTCTGCAGACAGCTGCTTCGTTAACGGCACCAAGTCTGAGGTATTTCTCTAAAACAAAGGCTGATTTACTGCCACAGTTGGTTTAGATCGGGCTTGTGTGATACAAGAAAGGGTCAGCGCCTGCAGCTACGATTAAAAGAGAGTTGACTCCATCAGTGGGCAGAGTGGATGCACGGTAAGTGAAGACGTGTCAGCGCCTGCTTAGTTTTAATGACGCAAAGCCTGCAAGCTTTCGGCTCAGGCAGAGGACTCCAGAGGGACACACACCACCATCTGGCTGTCGTTCCTGAACACGCAATAAGTTGAAGCCGTCAGAGACTAGTTGTGACTTTGTCCTCAAGTCTTATTAACACTCGTTCAGACTAAAGGCTGAAATAACTGAGAGCCGCTGTAGAGGATCAGAATGTTTCAGTGACAGACAAAGgatacagtgttttttttggtcTAATTAATTATACAGTAGGCCCAGCAGCttctttgaaaaatgtgcttGAATTTAAGAATATCTCTGTATTTGGTACGttccccttttgctttaattacAGCATGAATTCGAgttggcatggactccacaagttagtGTAAAATCTAATGACACAAGGTCACGTGACTATGGAGGAAGGTCCATGACTCCTTGGTgctctttggtcttcaagtattaagtaattagtaattaatgagtcatcACTAGTTTGCCGATcaaaaaagagtaactaatgattaagtaattagtaattaatgagtcatcACTAGTTTGTGCCGATcaaaaaagagtaactaatgattaagtaattagtaattaatgagtcatcACTAGTTTGTGCCGATcaaaaaagagtaactaatgattaagtaattagtaattaatgagtcaaCACTAGTTTGTGGGGTCAAAATaaagtaactaatgattaagtaattagtaattaatgagtcatcACTAGTTTGTGCTGATcaaaaaagagtaactaatgattaagtaattagtaattaatgagtcatcACTAGTTTGTGCCGATcaaaaaagagtaactaatgattaagtaattagtaattaatgagtcatcACTAGTTTGTGTCGATcaaaaaagagtaactaatgataaagtaattagtaattaatgagtcaaCACTAGTTTGTGGGATcaaaaaagagtaactaatgattaagtaattagtaattaatgagtcatcACTAGTTTGTGCCGATCAAAAAagattaactaatgattaagtaattagtaattaatgagtcatcACTAGTTTGTGCCGATcaaaaaagagtaactaatgattaagtaattagtaattaatgagtcaaCACTAGTTTGTGCCGATCAGCAGGTGGTTGATAATaaatcaggaacaactcatgACGAAAGTGTtcagtatgttgattcacagatatttatgaaccAATCGTTACCCAATGActtattagtggaatatttcCCAGTCTGTTCTCCAGCAACCCATCATTATCCAGTATATCATATTTTTGTGTTACCACAACATTTAATGTGTCTCTTACGAATATGAGTTGTACTCAGACAACAGTCGGGTTAATGAGtctcactttaaaaaaaaaaagaaaaagaaacagcaggATCTCCTGCAGACTCCAGTCCCACCTTCCTGTTATGACATTCTTGACTAAAAATAGGAAACCTGGTGCACTTGTTTGGCTCTGAAGGGGCAACATGAAACACTGAACAGGCTGCTGCCCAGAAGCTCCGGAAGCTCCACTTTGATTTGACACATGAACCACATGCCTCTCCGTGCTGGGGCACCAGCTTGAGACTGATAACACAGCAGCAATGTGATCGTCATGCTGCATTAGTATAGAACGGGAGGAGAGTCTGATGCTGCTGAGAAGCGTACGTTATTCCATCTTATTTATtaagtgactacgaggaacttttaagtgtttatgaaacagtgattcctctgatgatgatatctatatatatatatatatatacatatatatatatatatatatatatatatatatatatatatatatatatatatatatatatgatcaTCATCGGCGTAAagactgctgtttttatattgttattattaatgcctgtgctcaTGTCTGATCACATATATCATCACATATAAATACGTTGCCTCGTCGCGATCCACACTGTGATGCAGATCTTTACATCAGCAGGCGCTGGTGTTGTACCGCTTCGGTCCAAAGTTCTTCTTAGTCATTTTAATATGGATTTTCGAGATAGTTTAAGATAgagaaaactgacatttttttttgagaacagctcacccaaaaatgaaaaagtcatTATTAGTCATTATCTAGCCTATTCACCACTATTttgatggaaagtcagctgaagtttgGTACTACATAATTCACAATTCTGGAGCTTCAACGTAAAAGTAAAATAGCTCCACAGAGATCATGtaatgtaatccaagtctctggaaaaaccctaagatcccaaattaatctgaaaagatgttatttaaaccATTTTAGTGTCGGTGTGCCCCCCGTCTGAGGTGGCTGCACGAGCTCAACTGCATGTCGAGGGTATAAATAGCATCTaatcaaatcagttttggtATCTCGAGCTTCCGGAGAATTAAAGTCCCCAtcgacttcagttgtttaggagcaTGCTGCAAGCCTGTTGTATGAACCACAACTGTTTTGTGGAAACTTCAccttccatcggcatgggggggaggagataatgacagGGCAGAGTaagctagctgcacagctaactgagctaacagcagctacagtaagcagcagttagcagatACTGTAGCAACGAGTACAGCTATGTCTGTCAGGAAACTTCAGAAATCACCAAGAGTTGAGGCAGGTAAGTGGATAATACTTATTTAACTTAGAGGAGGAAAGTTGTTGTTTCCACTTCACTATTTCCAAAAACTATTGGTgctgctgtcacaaagacaactggatcatttCCGGTTTCCCCAAGGACAAATCAtaagtttattcattcatttagccTATAATGGAGACGTGAAATCGGGGAGAAATGGATGCAGTTTGGTTGGACCAGTCAGCCTTCAGTGTCCCGAGAGCTAATGTAAAGTTTAGAAAGAATCCAACCTAATGCTTATTCTGTAGCCACTGCTTTGAGCAATCAACATGTAATTCATAtgttaaggtaaaaaaaaacaacaactgtctATTGTCAGTTTCAGCTGAATCAatacaacatgtaaacaaacctcAGCTAATATTCAGCTTCAGTTGTCACTGTGTGtcaaacaggagagaaaaaaaaaacaacccattTGTCAAGTCAACACATTGGTGAAGTTTCAGTGGAACTCTTTCGCCTCCCAGTGGTCGCTCTGTTCCTGACAACTTGTAATGCCGGTTCTGACACTTTCTTTATCATAGTCAGCAAGGAATGAACGATCCATAAGCTATGCTGTCCCCATGACTGTGGTATGTGCTGTATTTGAGGCTCAGACCTCCTGGGGCTGGGATAAACACCCGTGAT
It encodes the following:
- the LOC141016243 gene encoding macrophage mannose receptor 1-like — protein: MSGAQIHIGNSRENNGTNNPICTNMTNFKKGQWNDYTCTKQVSGRYVTVVFPEERPLILCEVEIYGKKIDSPFQLIKQKKMWEHALEYCRERDMDLATILDEDDQTLAELEARRAGTPYVWLGLHYTCILEVWFWVADYCLEFNRWAPGEKTGDCDRSAVMSRAEGHQWFSKSDYDEFHFICQKF